A genomic region of Rhipicephalus sanguineus isolate Rsan-2018 chromosome 3, BIME_Rsan_1.4, whole genome shotgun sequence contains the following coding sequences:
- the LOC119386207 gene encoding uncharacterized protein LOC119386207 — MYSVIHFKESGDVAAVPSCWVHGNKVFWPPYKNATKVTSAIKNKVEPEAYWTQYSGVVLSTTDSYEAARRREAKAENQLYDLTTEDEGRPKKRVRRPPRPVDEYSSSSVSSEEREPEALQDSTINEFMSGTPRPTTAGRSEDYLMLTQQSCQVGVSPAPSYEDPAPAPCSQAGGRDLPSLKNLQNKGKTGASQCHHCGNGSTVFEADGCNNIVHFFFPSVLAKVLTQVEHLKMQLAAQSAVLTRMEHRLNQDTTVENAMDVNEMPLYPATTEEELRTLEASLENSVIFAALVKELGQIGGCDVSTTTKRIMKRLLHDSVAVLYSYTGRKGKRPAAELNIVRLVFAAVRTTRKATDAEISHVIGDWLRFANARLTVSKNKVPRPTY; from the exons ATGTATTCAGTCATTCACTTCAAAGAAAGTGGAGACGTTGCTGCAGTGCCATCATGTTGGGTTCATGGCAACAAGGTATTTTGGCCTCCGTACAAAAATGCAACAAAAGTGACGTCGGCTATCAAAAACAAAGTTGAACCGGAAGCCTACTGGACTCAGTATTCCGGTGTTGTTTTGTCAACAACAG ACAGTTACGAGGCTGCGAGGAGGCGGGAAGCGAAGGCTGAGAACCAGCTGTACGATCTGACAACGGAAGATGAGGGGCGGCCTAAGAAACGAGTTCGACGTCCTCCAAGGCCCGTGGATGAATACTCTTCGTCAAGTGTCAGTTCCGAAGAAAGAGagccggaggcattgcaagacaGTACCATAAATGAGTTCATGAGTGGCACTCCAAGACCTACAACTGCAGGACGAAGCGAGGACTATCTCATGTTAACGCAACAGAGTTGTCAGGTCGGAGTCTCACCAGCTCCAAGTTACGAAGACCCAGCTCCGGCACCCTGCTCTCAGGCTGGAG GTCGTGACCTCCCATCATTGAAGAATTTGCAAAACAAAGGAAAGACAGGAGCTTCTCAGTGCCATCACTGTGGAAATG GCAGTACTGTGTTTGAGGCAGACGGG TGCAATAATATTGTACATTTTTTCTTTCCATCAGTTCTTGCAAAAGTGCTCACGCAGGTTGAGCATTTAAAAATGCAGCTTGCTGCACAAAGTGCAGTTCTCACAAGAATGGAGCACCGCCTAAATCAAGACACCACAGTTGAAAATGCCATGGATGTAAATGAAATGCCCCTCTACCCTGCTACAACGGAGGAAGAATTGAGAACACTTGAGGCAAGCCTGGAAAACAGCGTCATTTTTGCTGCGCTG GTGAAGGAACTGGGCCAAATAGGAGGTTGTGACGTTAGCACGACCACTAAAAGAATAATGAAGAGACTTCTTCATGACAGTGTAGCTGTACTATACAGCTATACTGGAAGAAAAGGCAAACGACCGGCAGCGGAGCTCAACATTGTTCGTCTTGTATTTG CTGCTGTACGTACAACACGCAAGGCAACGGATGCTGAGATCAGCCACGTGATTGGCGATTGGTTACGCTTTGCCAATGCAAGGCTTACTGTGTCCAAG AACAAAGTGCCGCGGCCTACATATTGA